TTTCTCCCAATGAGGAATGGTATTACCGGGGGCCCGTTGTTGTGCTTCTGGGAGAGAAAACGATGAGTTCTGCGGAAGCGTTTGCACTGATGCTGGCGGAATGTCCTAATGTGACCACGCTGGGTGATCGAACCGCCGGATCCAGTGGGAATCCGCGCAGGATCGATGCTGGCGCGGGGATTATAGTGAATCTGCCCCGCTGGATTCCCCTTGATGTTAACGGAAAATCCTTTGATACCGTGGGAGTTCAACCAGATATCAAAGTCCAGGCGGCTCCCAAAGACTTTACGAAAACCGAAGATCCCGTGCTGACTGCTGCTTTAAAACGGCTGCGAAAAAACTCACCGAATGAGCCAGGCCGTTCTGAAGAAACGCTCATACCTCGTAAATGAGATCAAACTGGTTCGCGCGAACCGAACCTCAAATAAGTGTGTAAGCTCTATCGTTTCATTTTCAGGACGCGATCTATTTCACGATTCAGCAAGGTATATTGGATTTGATTCATGATTTCTACCATCTCTGCTTGAGTCGCATTCTTGGCAGGCGGCCATTTGACGCCGCTTGCGTCAGCTAGAATTCGCATGTAGGTCGTACGATCTTGAGGTGGTTCTACATCGCTACGAAAAGCAATTTTCCCATCCGCATCGATGATAATCAGTGTCGGGTAGGATTGTACTCCATAACTCAGACAGGTTGCGCCATCCAAAATGGACGTGCCGCGATCAAGTGCGATGGGAATCGTCCATTGCTCACTTTGTTTGATTTTGTTGATTTGACTCATTTCACCATCCGCGGTATGGATGCCGAGAAAGACTACACCTTGCTCTGCAAATTTCTTTTCCAGTTTCTTTTGAGCGGGAAGCATTTCGATACAGCCTTTGCAGCGAAGTCCCCAGAAATCAAGTACGACAACGCGACCGCGATAGTCAGATAATTTGCGGGCACGCCCATCAGACCATTCTGTGATGTTCCACTCGGGCGCGATCTGACCCACAGCCAGCGGTTTGAGTTTTTCTACCCGGTTTGTTGTAGAATTCGTTAGCTCTTTGAGGTGAATGATGACTTCCTTGTTTTCTTTTTTATGTTGACTGATCACCAGATTGAGCCATTTCATTTTCGATCCCCAACGCACGGAGGCCTGAATTACGCCGCTGGGTAAGTTTTTTAACACCGCCCGACCATCAACGTCCGTACGAACCGCTTGTCGCCTCAATGCATAAGCCGTTCCCGGTTCGATGACTGCGCCAGGCAGGGGCTTTCCCTGTTCATCCAGAACACGTATTGGCAGTGTATAGCCAGGGCGTAGCGTCATTATCCTGAAGTCAATGAGATCAAAATTCTTTGAGGCATCAACAATTTGCGAATCCATGGCGGCATAACCGTCTTTTGTCAGAATCACAGAATAAAAATGATCACCCGGATTTTGTTTGCCATACACGGGGACTTCCAGAGAGAAGTTGCCGTGACGCAGGCTTTGCGTTTCATCTCCCGTGTCATAGCTCCCCCCTCCTTTTGTGCCTGTAGCGACTCCCACTCGCACACCGGCAAGCGGCTTGCCATCCACATCGACAACGCGACCGACCAGTTTTTGCATGCCGACAGGTTTCAATGCTTCGTAAAGACATGTCAGTTGAGGAACACCTTTGTTGAGCGTGACAGTAGCATTTGTCACCGTTGCTTTTTTGCCGGAGGCATCGACCATCTGGGTTGTATCGGAATCAGGGAGTCGTTTCAGCGATACAACATGAGTATTATCAAAACCAGGCTCAACTATCAGTTCGATTAACTGATTGGCAACTCCGACAAGATATTTACCACTCGTTCCAACTTCGGTCAGCTTCCCACGACCTTTCTGATCCAGGTAGCTAATAGATGAGTTGAGTGCTTTCTGGATCGAGACGGGTTCCCCTTTCAGCCAGGCAGTCCGTTTGTCATCATCCTCCACCTCGTTTACTGTTACAAGGTGTCGAAAGTGTTTGTCGTCGAGGTTGCCTTTGGCTTGAATGTTCCAGGCGGCTCCTGTTTGTGCCATGATGTCGTGTGTTACAACAGGTTTTTCTGTCGTTGTTGCTAAGGCCCGCATACATTCTTCCGGCTTAAGCCAATAACCCGGTTTTAAAGTCGGAAACCAGATCTGCACACTACCCAAAGGTACTTCAACGCGATACTGCCCTGCCTTGTTCGTTGTTCCCTTAAGAACTTTCTTATCCGGATCTGGTTCTGATGCCACCAGGATCTGGATCTCAGCACCTGTTACTGGTTTGCCAGTCTGAGCATCTTGAACGGTGCCGGTGATAAAATACTGGTTAGACTTCTTGTAGTCTGGAACAGCTTCTGATTTAGGAGAGACTGTTGCTTGCTTCGTTTTTGGTGAGCTTTGTTCCTGAGTCTGCGCAACATCACTCAAACCGGTTACGAACAGGATCAGCAATAAACTTATGGCAAGTGCAGACTGCGTGCGGCTGTCTTGAATCGGTGATGTGAGCTGATTGATGCGGGCACGTAGTGCAGAACGTTTACCTGCCATGGGGAGTGCGCCAACAGGCTTCTGTGTTTGCTGTGCCATACGAATTAAGAGCTCGCCATAATCATGACGTGCTCGCTCATCAAAATTGGCGACTGTTGCTAAATCAACGGCTAGTTCCATTTCGCGACGCATGCGGTTATTGATCAGATAGGCCAATGGGTTGAACCAGTGGATGGTAATTGCGATACGGCTGATGAGCAGCAGTAAAACGTCATGGCGGCGAATATGTTCCAGTTCGTGATTAACAATCGCCTGTCGTTCCTCTTCATTAAAATCGGTCCATAAATTTTGGGGTAGCAAAATAGTCGGCCGCCAGAATCCGCAAGAGGAGGGGCCCAGCTCGATATCGGTAACGAAACAGCGTACCGGGAACCAGAGTCGATCCCGTGTTTGTCTGACCGCGATCAGTTGGAGCAGCCCTGTATCCTGGAGACGTTCGCTGTTTTTGATGATGCGGGCCAACGTGATTCTGGAACCGATCCATCTGAAAAGTACAATACAACAACCAGTCAGCCAAAGAAACAACAGGCAGCTGGAAAGCGAAATGGATGTGCTGGCCGGGGGCTCTTGAGGCACCGTAACTGGTGCCTGAGATGCGCTGTGTTCTTGAGCGGCCTCCTTTTTTATCATCCGGTGATCTGGCTGAAGCGAATCTGGGGGAGTTGTCAATCCTGTGTCTCTGGTTTCAACGAAAGAGATCACGGTAGCGGGAGTTGGATTTTGCTTCTCGAAATCGAGAAAATGGAAGAGACTCAACCCGCTTGCTGGAATCAGTAACAAAGCCAGACGTGCCAGTGGAATGGCCCACAGCAGCGCACGAAATTTGGGAGAAATCCAGCGGTGCAAAGTCGAAGTCAGGCAGAGAATAATACCAGCCAGGACGAACGCCTGCCAGGTTGCACGCCATACAAGTATCAATAACGCGGTCCATTCAAAATCGAAGTTCATGATTTCTTTCTCCGGGTTGAAGAGGATCTGCCGGTACGTTCCTCAGCATTCGGCTGGGATTTTTTCGTGAGACGTTCGTCTAAGCGTTGTCTGAGTTCTTTCACTTCTTTTTCAGAGAGCGTTTCATTTTCGACAAAATGCATCAACAGGGACTGCAGGTTCCCGGCAAAGAATTGTTCCGTGAAGGAACGGGCTGCCAGTCGAACGCATTCATCTCGCGAGATGGCCGCGCTGTAGAGATGGCGCGAGCCATCAACACGTACAGCAACAGCACCTTTTTCAACCAGGCGTGCAAGGAGCGTTCGCACTGTTCGATGGCTTCGCTCACGAATCGGTTCGACGCGAGCGATGATTTCACCGGCTGTCTGGTCCTTCGCTTCCCAGACGCTCAGCATGACCTCCCATTCTGCATCTGTGATTTGTAATTCGGGTTGCTGGCTCATGCGGTCTCCTGTGACTACGTGTGTAGTAATGTGTTTGTGTAGTGTTACCACAGGTGTAGTAATTCTGCAAGCAGAAAATTTAAGATTTTTCAGATTCTGTTGCGCAGAGTGATCGAATTGACTGCGTCATTGCACGAATTTGCAGACAGAAAGAGGCCATCGCTTCACAGGTTAAGCTGCAGTGAGCACAAGAGTTGGACACACTGCCTTGAAGGTGGATCAAGGTCAGTGGGCTACCAGCGCCTGATTTTGGAAAGACGCTGGTAGTGCCCCTGTTATGGTGTGCGATGAGAGGTTATTTTTCTTCTTCCGGACGCTGCCATTCTCCACGCATCCAATTGACGAGCAAATTCAGATCGTGTTGGGAGAGTTTCGATTCTTCGAACGCGGGCATGATGTTCTTGTCACTATAGAAGTGTTCTGCGCCCGGATTGCGAATGAAATCGGAGAGCCATTTGGTGGAGCCGTAACCGTTCAAATCGGGAGCAGCACCGCCCCCCTCTTCTTCAGGGTCACCGGCTTTCATGGCGTGGCACTGGGCGCAGTAACCGTCAAAGTCGACTACTTTCCCAGATTTATCTTTAAAGTCGATGCCGCTGAAGACAGACACGCCGCGTTTCATGACCGCTTCGCTGAGCGGTTCCGCATTCCGGTGTTTGGCTTCGCGTGCGATGAGTGCCGAGACGGCTTCGATATCTTCTTTCGAGAGTACGCCTTCCGGACCGACATAGCTGTCAGCCCAGTCGCTCATGTCTCCGTGTAGAATCGCGTCACCCCCTTTTGATGATCCGAGGTGCCCAAAAAACTTGGGCGCTGTCGGATCTGTCAGAAATTCCGCAATCCATTCTTTCGAAGCAAATCCTGCCAGATCGGATGCACGGGGAGTCGCTTTGACTTTTTTGCCGTCTTTCATTTCCATGATATTGAGACCTGTTCCGTCATGGCCGTTCCACGTATGGCAGACTCCACAGTGCCGTGCAAAAATCAACGGTCCCATCGACTTGGGGTCGTTGCGCAGTAGCGAAGCGGGGCCTTCCGGGGGCACACCATTTTTTTGAGCCAGCCAGGAAGCACGGGCGGCATAGGCGATTTCCTGTGAACGTTTCAAGGAATAGTCTGGCGCACTTCTCTCGGTTTTAATGCTATACCAGCTGATGCCGGAAATGATTACTAAACCGCCGACATAAACGGCAATTGCCAGACGCTGTCCCCATTTCTCTCCAAAGAATTTTTCGTAAAAGGGAACCAGGATCAAAATGGCCAGAAGCACACCTGGCAGGACGGCAGTAACCAGGACTTCCAGTTCTTTGGGAACCATGTGTCTGAGTTCAAACAGAAATCGTACAAACCACTCGGGACGTGCGATAAAGGGAATCGAACTGTCGCTGACGGCGGGCGCTTCGAGTTTGATCTCGCTGAGCGGCATGTCCATTTCCCATTCCGCCAGTTCTGGAGCAACATGTTGATTTTTGAGGGTAGGATAAACGACCATCTGGAGAATCACGA
This genomic interval from Gimesia alba contains the following:
- a CDS encoding M56 family metallopeptidase, which encodes MNFDFEWTALLILVWRATWQAFVLAGIILCLTSTLHRWISPKFRALLWAIPLARLALLLIPASGLSLFHFLDFEKQNPTPATVISFVETRDTGLTTPPDSLQPDHRMIKKEAAQEHSASQAPVTVPQEPPASTSISLSSCLLFLWLTGCCIVLFRWIGSRITLARIIKNSERLQDTGLLQLIAVRQTRDRLWFPVRCFVTDIELGPSSCGFWRPTILLPQNLWTDFNEEERQAIVNHELEHIRRHDVLLLLISRIAITIHWFNPLAYLINNRMRREMELAVDLATVANFDERARHDYGELLIRMAQQTQKPVGALPMAGKRSALRARINQLTSPIQDSRTQSALAISLLLILFVTGLSDVAQTQEQSSPKTKQATVSPKSEAVPDYKKSNQYFITGTVQDAQTGKPVTGAEIQILVASEPDPDKKVLKGTTNKAGQYRVEVPLGSVQIWFPTLKPGYWLKPEECMRALATTTEKPVVTHDIMAQTGAAWNIQAKGNLDDKHFRHLVTVNEVEDDDKRTAWLKGEPVSIQKALNSSISYLDQKGRGKLTEVGTSGKYLVGVANQLIELIVEPGFDNTHVVSLKRLPDSDTTQMVDASGKKATVTNATVTLNKGVPQLTCLYEALKPVGMQKLVGRVVDVDGKPLAGVRVGVATGTKGGGSYDTGDETQSLRHGNFSLEVPVYGKQNPGDHFYSVILTKDGYAAMDSQIVDASKNFDLIDFRIMTLRPGYTLPIRVLDEQGKPLPGAVIEPGTAYALRRQAVRTDVDGRAVLKNLPSGVIQASVRWGSKMKWLNLVISQHKKENKEVIIHLKELTNSTTNRVEKLKPLAVGQIAPEWNITEWSDGRARKLSDYRGRVVVLDFWGLRCKGCIEMLPAQKKLEKKFAEQGVVFLGIHTADGEMSQINKIKQSEQWTIPIALDRGTSILDGATCLSYGVQSYPTLIIIDADGKIAFRSDVEPPQDRTTYMRILADASGVKWPPAKNATQAEMVEIMNQIQYTLLNREIDRVLKMKR
- a CDS encoding BlaI/MecI/CopY family transcriptional regulator — encoded protein: MSQQPELQITDAEWEVMLSVWEAKDQTAGEIIARVEPIRERSHRTVRTLLARLVEKGAVAVRVDGSRHLYSAAISRDECVRLAARSFTEQFFAGNLQSLLMHFVENETLSEKEVKELRQRLDERLTKKSQPNAEERTGRSSSTRRKKS
- a CDS encoding cytochrome b N-terminal domain-containing protein — protein: MLSEKTKQWIDERTGYKNFFHAIFLLNFPTKRRSRWQNIWGGALVLLMLLEIVTGTLLMTVYSPSEAAAWGSVHYIETQVDLGWFVRGLHHYVAHMMIVAVIIHIFLVIISAGYRKPKEFIYWTSLLIGGVIVGLTITGNPLPWDQKGYWSYQIETGIAGTMPVIGSTLRSVIVGGSEFGNLTLTRLYTIHVVVLPVIAILLFTIHMALVRRDRLRTAKIKEAADDPEIDFELDDDDPVKDEITQPYWPYQTTRTLVLTLILIGIVILQMVVYPTLKNQHVAPELAEWEMDMPLSEIKLEAPAVSDSSIPFIARPEWFVRFLFELRHMVPKELEVLVTAVLPGVLLAILILVPFYEKFFGEKWGQRLAIAVYVGGLVIISGISWYSIKTERSAPDYSLKRSQEIAYAARASWLAQKNGVPPEGPASLLRNDPKSMGPLIFARHCGVCHTWNGHDGTGLNIMEMKDGKKVKATPRASDLAGFASKEWIAEFLTDPTAPKFFGHLGSSKGGDAILHGDMSDWADSYVGPEGVLSKEDIEAVSALIAREAKHRNAEPLSEAVMKRGVSVFSGIDFKDKSGKVVDFDGYCAQCHAMKAGDPEEEGGGAAPDLNGYGSTKWLSDFIRNPGAEHFYSDKNIMPAFEESKLSQHDLNLLVNWMRGEWQRPEEEK